The DNA window ATGGCTGTCCAAGGATTTTCTGCAATGACACAAACTTCCTTTTTATCTGCGTTGATGTTTTGTTTAGTAATGTCTGGATCTGACATAGGTCGCAACAGAAAAAGCATAGTGATGGGGACAAGTAATAGTTGTGGAATTAAAATTCCGTAAAATTTTAATTTTTCATTCTTTGATAACAAAATAAAACTAAGTGTTAGGATGATTCCAAGAAGTGCTATGGAAAATAATCCTGGTAACCTTAACACAACGGCAATGGCGACAAATAAAAAATAGACAACCGGTATGGAGTATTGGTTGATCTTTGAAAGAATCAAAGTTTTCCAACTTATTTTTTTCATTGCAGGAAGTAAAAAAAGTAAAGTGATGAAAGGGGTTACGTAATACGGATCTTTACGATTAGGCAATAAATGGAAGGTAGTAACAAGTATTAGGAAAACTATGACCATCATCACAAAAATCTGATTTTTCTGATTGGAAGGTTTTTTTAAACTAAGCCAAAAGATATGTAAGATAGGAATTGTAAAGGGAATGGTATAAAGAAGCCATCCTCCCCAAATCCTAAGTCCCGATTGGTTGGTTGCATAAAATTTTCCCATATTTTCCGTGATAAAAAAGAATCGGAGTAATTCTTTTCCGGAACTGGTAAATAAATACAAATAGGAAATCCAAAGGATAGGAATGATTAGCGATAAACTAAATAACAATAGTGTTTTTTTCTCATCCTTTAGGGGGTAAAAAGAAATTTGAAACTTCCCTTTTCGAACATGAATCATCCTGATATAAAGATAACTCATTAAAAACAAAACAATGTAGATATGAAGGATTGGACCTTTGAGTAAATACCCAAACCCTACAAAAAAACTTCCCCAAGCAACGTATGTTAAATTCTTTTTCTCTTTCGACTTAAAAAACAAAAATATATAAAGAAGGGTAAAAAATACCATGGCTCCTTCCATCATCAGGAGACCAAAAAATTTTAATGAGAGAAACGAAAAGGCAAAGGTAAGTGTCGCAAGTTTGGTTTCTTCCAATGATTTGCTTATAGATAAATAAAGTTTATAAAAAAGGGCCAATGTCCCCAATCCAAAGGAAAAAGAAACCAACCTTTCTGCCAAATAACTCACACCAAAAATTCGATCAAAAAACATTCCTAACCAAAAGAGAAGTGGGGGTTTGTAGGGATTGGGTAAACCCGAAAGGACAGGCAAAGTATAACTTCCCAAGTCCAAACTTTCCCGAATGGAACGTATGTGCATGATTTCATCACCCTGAGGGAATGGCAGGTCGGGAACACCGAGTGTGAAGGCGAAAATTGCTGAAAAGATGAAAAAAATAACAAAAAACATTTCACCCCCTTTTCTCCATGAACGAAGATACTGACTAGTCAGTCAATGTAATTTAATTTAAAATAACGAATGGAATTTTTAAAAATTGGTAGGTTTGCTTCCGTTTTTGCAATCTCGAATCGTTCTCTAAGGATTAAAAATAAGTGAGGGCAGGGTTTGGGAGAAATCTGATTCTGTGTTCGTTTATGAATGGTGTTTTGTTTGAGTAGATTTGGTCGCAATCATAAATTTGAATCTCTACACCAACGATTCGACATATAAAGTTTATATGCCAGTCAAACCATTAGTGGATTGCACGGGCTACTGGGAAGTTCTGCCCCTTTAAATAAAAGGGGCTATTTCTTGATGAGTAAAATTAAACTAATGACTACCTGCATGAGAAAAAGAGTGGAAATGGAACCGGCGATTCTGTAAATAAATTTTGTTTGATTCTCTAATTCTTGAATACGGAAACTATTAATAATAAAATAGGCTTCTGCATTGGAAGGTAAATATATATACTCTTTTTCTTTTTCAATCGGCAGTTTAAATGTTTTCTGAGTTACTGATTGTTGCGGAAGTTCTTCATCATGGAGTATTTTTCCTGAAAGCTCTGAATACCTTTCCTTAATCAATGGATTTGTCCTCCATCTAACATAAGCATCGTTATAATATGGAAAAGCAGATTTGAATTGTTTTTTTGAATATAAGCCTTCTCCTTTTGCTATCCATAATTCTGTTTCAAGTAACTCCAGTTTTGTTTGGTCAATTTTCGAATTTTGAAATTTACTGAATAGGTCTTGGGCTTCAAGGAATTTTTTTCCTTTAAGTTGTATCTATAAAGAAATATACCTTCTTCCGAAACGGAATCAGCAATGCTCATTGAGCTGATGAGAAATAAGAACATCAAACTTACCTTTTTCATATTTACCTGCTTAGGATTACTGCTTTGTGTCCAAATCTACTTCTAGGCATACTACAAACTCTTCTTTTTTCTTCAGCGATGAGGCCTTTGATCATACTTCCATTTTTTAAATGAAAAATCCTATCTTATAAGAGGTATTTGGCGATTGTTTTTTGCTTAAATCAAATGATTCTAAATTTTTTTTGGGGATTTTATAGTCATAACCTCTATATTTTATGATGAGTAGTCGCTCATCATCGTAGACGAGTTCGGCTTGTAAGACATCACCGTTTTTGAACTGGAGTTCTACTACAAGTAACGGTTGAATTGTGGCGTATAACAGTAGAAAATATAATATTCAAAAATTATTATTTAAAAACATGGTAGTTTGATTCGGATTCCATTGACATCAGTTTTGGTTTTTATGATACTGGCAAGACAAATAAATCTATCTGTTAGTTGGCTTCAATATGAGGAAGTATTTCTTTTTAGTTTTTCTTTTAATTATTCTTACGATCACAACTGTCTCTTTTATGGGTGGACAAAGGCTTCCTTTGGCGATGCCGGAAGTCTCAGTTGACCAAAATGGAAATGCAAATTTTTCGATTCCTTTGGAAGTTCCTGATGGAACGGGAGGATTGACGCCTTCATTAAGTTTGTCCTATTCATCTGGTGGCGGCAATGGACTACTCGGAAGAGGGTTTGGCCTTTCCGGGCAAAGTTTTATCAAAAGGGATCTATCTTACGGTATTAATTATAATTCAAACGATAGCTATTATTCTTCCGATTATGGACAGTTGGTTGATTCCAATGGGAATAAATCAGTATATTATACAAAAGAAGAGAGTTTCGTTAGTTTTTTCCCTCAAGGAGACTCTGGTAAAGGCCCTACAGAATTTATTGCTTATGATAAAGAAGGAAATCAATTCACTTATGGTGGGAGTGGTGCTCAGTTATTGCACCCCAATGGTGCTGTTCGGACTTGGGCTTTACGTGAAACTCGTGAACCTCACGGGGAAACGATAAGATACGAATGGGAGATTAGGAAAGGCGAACTTTATCTTTCTAAAATTATCTACGCAGGTGGCGTTCGAAATATCAACTTTGAGTATACGGATCGAATCGATGTAGAAACCGATTATTCCGAAAAGGCTCAGACCACAAGGGATTGGCTTTTGAAGCGCATTCGGTTTTATTCAGAAAATTCACATGTTCATAGTTATGAATTTTTTTATGCGAATGATATAAAAACTAAGGTTAGCTTGCTAACAAAGCTGGAGTTCGAAAAAGATAACTTTTTCTCATTGGCTACGCACTTGCCATTAGAGTTTTCCTATACCCCTAGCCATGAGGGGGTGATATCTAAACTGAATGCAGGAAGTAGTTTGTTGTCCGGTGGTTACGATGCGCAAGGTGATATCATTGATCGTGCTTTTCTTATGGATAGAAATTTACTTTATAACGTACTTGCAGCTTTTCTAGGTAAACCAAGTATACGAGCAGACGCGAAGCAGGAACTAAACAATTATGCTGCCCAATTTAGGCCTATAAAAAGTTTCGGAATCGTTAGTGGGAATGGGACTGTTGAAGGTTTCAATGCTAATGCAGAACTGGTTCAAGCCAATCAATATTATTCTGAGGTTGAACTCCTTGGCAGGTATCCTATTGGTAATAAATATAGACAAGCTTGTGATATAGGGGTGATAGCCTGTATATGTACTGCTTTCCCTGGCTGTCCTGACTTTGCCTTTGCGGCTTGTGGTCAATATTTTGTCTTTAATGCTGAAGGATGTAACGATGGGGTTGTGTCTCCGGGTAAAATTTTAATACCGACTGACATTGACGGCGATGGGATCGCGGAATCTTCTCGTTTATTGGGCCGGATGGATAATAACCAAGTATATCTGCGAACGGATGACTTAAAAAATGGGAAAAACTTTGAGTCTCCTCGTTTTCCAATCAAATATAATACATACTTTTCGTTAGCTGATATGGACGGTGATGGAACTACTGATTTCCTATATGAATACAATAGTAAGTTATATATTGCCTTTTCCAATGGTAGCGGACTTGGAAATCCAATTGGTTATTCGAATATCAACCTAAACCCTTCTTCTCAGAATTACCGTTTAACACAAAATTACCACCGTGTAGATTATACTGTCGATATCAACCGAGATGGACGTACTGATTTTATCCATTTATCCAGTGACAAGATGTCAATTTATATCTCGCAAGGTAAGAGTTTTTTACCAGAGAAAGTCATTTGGTATGGTGGGAATAGGAGTTTGGTTCAAGAAACCTTGGATACAAACCCCTTTGTCGCACATAGAATGAATCAATTTGTTGATGTCGATGGAGATGGAATTCCTGAACATTTGCAAATAGTCAATGTAAACCCTCCTCCTGAACAAAGTATTTTACTTGCAGTCAAAGAGCGTCATAAACAAGAACAAGCTGCCGCTGAAGCAGAGGTTGGCTATTTTAAGGAACAAATGTTGTTTCTTATCAATGGAGGATGGGGAGATTTTTTTCATGTGCGTTATATTGAAAGTTCTATCATTGCGGATTGGCGATGGCTGTATTGGGAACTTCTTAGTCGACCGGGAACAGCCACAGAGACTGAAAAATCGCAACTCATTGAAGCAATTGATAGACAGTTTTTTGAAGTGAAGTACAAGGATCTTGTCCAAAGGCAAGCAAACGAAATTGATATTGAGATTAGTAGGATGAGAAATGTCAACTTAGCCGCCTCTCATTATCAGTTAATCACCACAAAAATTAATTTAGCAAACAATAGTCTTTCGCAAACTGCGATCGATTTACCCAAGTCCATTGTTGGTTATATGGGGAAAAATTGGCTTGTTGATATCAATCGAGATGGAATGCCCGATTTAGTGACACTAACCAATCTAAATAGTCACTTTAATCCTTATGACTATGGGGTGGAGAATCCAGCCGCCTTATCTTCTACGATCAGTGTTGTTTTCAATAAAGGGGGGTATTTTGATACAAGTGAAATTGTATCTTCCGGCATGCCTACAACTATCAAACCAGACAGATTTGCAGAAAGGGATGATCCAAATCTAAATGCGGCCGCTAGTTTTGATTTTGTAGATGTAGATGAGGATGGACAATATGATTTTGTTGTTAAGGAGTTTAATAATTTATACTATCATATTTATTCAGGAAACGGCAAAGGAAGTTTTTTACGAACGAGTGAATTTTCCATTGAATCCGCTGAAATTGCCGACAGCCGGTTTGAAGACCGCAATGAAGACGGAATCCCTGATTTTTATTACCAATATGGCAAGAGCTTAGTTACAAAACAAATATCGGCAGTTACTCCAAATGCTACTGGAGGAATGCTTAGTAAGGTTACGAACAACGTCAATGGTGCTGAGGCATCGGTTCAGTATGTTTGGAAAAATAGCGTGCCAGGGGCAGTGCAGAAGGGAACAGGAAGTTACGCTACATCTCTTCCCAATGGCTCGCCTAAACTGCTTGTGGCATCAGTGACTTCCCGAGCCGGTGCTGGTTTAGCAGAATACAAATCAGAATACGGTTATACAAACTCGCGATATAAACCAGGTGATTTGGAAACAAGTTTGAACTTAGGTTTTGAAACATTTACAGAAAGAAATTATGCGAATGGAGAACTAAAGGGAAGCACGGTTTCCACTTATATCCATTCAGGTGCTAGTGCAGGGCTTCTCGCAAAAACTGAAAGTTTTACCGCTAACAACTCTTTAGTCGAGAGGACAGCATATGGTTATTCACTTTATCATCCACATATTGGGACAAGGTTACGAATTTCAAACTTGACCACAAAAGAAACGTACGATAACGGACAGCTCAAAGACCAAATCACAAGTTCTGTGACTTACGATCCAGCCTATGCCTACTCACCAAGTGTTTCTGAAGCAGTTCACAACGGGCGAACCACACGGATGGAAATGAGTTACCAAAATAATTCAGCCATGAAGATACTCGCTATGCCGACAGAATCTAAAAAAACAGTGAACGGTAGTTTGGTGGAACATAAAAAATGGGCTTACAACGGTGCTGATATGGCTTCGGAAAGTAAACTAGTGAGTTCAGGGCAGTGGTATTCCGTTTATTATTCTTATGATGCCATTGGGAATGTGGCAAGTTCAACGGATTCTCTCGGTAGGACTTTGTCCTATGAATATGGGGACATCACCCGCAGTAAACCTACAGTGGCAAGGAATGCACTGGGGCAAACTACCAAAAAAACTTACGATGCAAAACTGGATATGGAAACCCGCCTGGAAGATCCTAACGGGAATGTGGTCACTTTCGAATACGATGAGTATGGAAGAAAGACTGCTAGTTACTTGGACGGGGAAAAACAAGAATCCATTGAGTATTCTTTTGATGGATCTTATTTTACCACAAAACAAACAACACATTCCGATGAGGGCGAGGTTTGGACAAAGGAAACAACTGATTTACAGGGAAAGGTTGTTAAAAAAGAATCTCTCGTTGTGGATGGAATTGTTTCTACGGTTGAAACGAAGTATGATTCTCTTGGCCGGGAGATCCAGAAATCTAATTCTTATTTTACTGGCGAGTCTCCTCGATGGTCTTATACTTATTATTATACCCAAGCGGAAGACACAGGGGAACGACCGAAGGAAACCATAGCGGCTACCGGAGAAATTTCTCGAATGGTGTATGGACTTCGCACTACGTCTGTCACAACTACAAATCAATCGGACGTGATTCGCACAGAAACACAAAATCAGGACAGTTGGGGTAGGCTTGTTACCAAAACAAGCCAAGGGGAAACATTAGAATACCAATATGACAATGCCGATCGTATGGTTCAAATCTCTGATCCAGGGAATGGGATTACAGAAATTAATTATGATATTGGTGGGAGAAAAACTAGGTATAGCGATTCCAATTCAGGAACCATTACCTACACCTACAATGTAGCGGGTGATTTGCTAATCCAGACTGATGCACGAGGGATTGTTGTACGTAAGGAAGTGGATGGAATGGGAAGGGTCACGAAGGTGATGCCGGGAAATGACATTCCAACAATCTATGAATATGATTCTGGAAATTCTATCGCAAGCACCCATGTGATAGGAAAGTTAACGAAAGTGACAGATAGTTCTGGGGTTACTGAACTTGCATATGATAGAAAAGGGAATGTAATTGGTGAAAAACGCACCATTGACGATTTGCAGGTGCTTTTCCAAAGATCTTACGATGCGTTTGGTCGTGTGAAAACCATTACCTATCCGGAAGGGACACTGGTTCGTAACCACTACACAGGAACCGGACAACTTGCCTTTTTGACAATGGACTCTCATGATGGGAATAGCCTTAACCATACAGTGGTGAGTTATGAAGGCCCAAAGATCGCTGATGATAAATATTATATAGAACGAAAAACAGGGAATGGGATTGTTACAAAGATTGGCTACGACCCACTTCGCATGCGACCACAAAGCCTTGTGACTTACCTAAAAGACAGCTCTGTCGAACAAAGTATCAAGTATGATTATGACAAACGTGGAAACATATCTGCAATTACGGATCTCATGAATGAATCAAGATCCCAAAGTTTTGAATATGACCACTTGAACCGAGTGAAGAAAGCGCTTGGTAAGTATGGAGAAGAGAACTACAATTATCATAGGAATGGAAACTTACTCAATAAGGGAGCATTTACTTATTCCTATGACAATGGAAACCATATCCATGCAGTGACAAGAGTGAATAGTCCGAATACAGGGATTGTTGGTTATACCTACGATGCGATGGGGAATATGACCACACGCAATGGGGATACACTTGTCTATAATGCACAAAACAAACTGCAACGAATTGAAACAAATGGTGGGGACAGGTTCGAATACACTTATGACCATTCGGGGATGAGGATTAAAAAGTCCTTACAGAATTCGAATACAACAACTTATAGCTTTGGTAACTATTACGAGATCCATCGCTCACCAGGAGCACAAGAGAAACATACGTTGTATGTGGTAGGAGCGGAAGGAGATATGGTGGCTCAGTATAGCCGAGGGGATGCGATTTTACTGAACCAGATGGCATCGAACGATTGGTTAGTAAATCCCTTTTGCAAGGATGTAAACATCGATTGTGATACTTACTGGAAGAACCGAGTTGGTTTTGCATTAGTTAGCTTTTTAGAAGATACGAATTTGTATGTGGATGGAAAGATTAGAGAAGGTCACAGAGTCTTACCTTGGGTGGTAATTCTTGGACTTTTGTTCTGGGTGGTATACAAAACAAAAGACCAAATAGATGAGGTTAACCCAGAAAACCAAACCATTGACTTATTTGGAATCTCTATCTTACCTGATTTAACCAATAGTTTCCAAAAACAAATTCCTCGTTATGGAACAGCCTTGTTTGTCGTTCTATTTACTTTTACCACAACAGCAGGATGTTTTCCCTTGTTACTGGGTGGTGCGGAGGGTGAATCGGGGACCCCAATTTGGATGTTAGGCCTAGGGACTGGTATACCAAGTGATACTCAGTCTGTTGGAGACGAACCAGGTCAAGGTGGAAGCGGTGGTGGAGGAGGTTCCTCCACAGGAAATGCGAGAGTATCTGGAATGTATTTTTTCCATCCCGATCATTTAGGAAGTATTACCATGATTACCGATGGGAATGGCAACGTTCTAGCAGGTGGAGAAAGGGGTGGTAAGAGCCATATCACTTACAAACCTTATGGAGAAATATTAAGGACAGACTCGTATGGCCCAGACATTACTAAATTCAAATATACGGGACAAGAAGAAGACCAGGAAAGTGGATTGTATTACTACAAGGCGCGGTATTATGATGCTGCTTTGGGTAGATTTGCAAGTAATGATGGTATGGCCATGCCTAGTAGCATTCAAGGCTTAAATAGAATGATGTATGTGGAAGGGAATCCGATTTCTTTTAGAGATAATACTGGTAACTTTAGCTCGAAGAATTTTTTACAGGATTTGGCAAAGTTTGTGATAGCGGAAGTTGCTTCTAAGTCAGATAATCCAGTGCTTAAATTTATGGCAGAAGTTGCAGGGCAGAAAGCACTCTATAAAATTAGAAAACACCGAGGTAGTGCGTTTATGAGAAGTGATTTTGGTAAGATATACAATACATTAAATCCTATAAATATTGTTGGTGCATTATATGCGATTACAAATTATGTAGCAGGCAAAGTATTGCAGCGTGATACTAAATTCAAGAAAGTAAATGGTGGATATGTGGTACAAGGTGGACCGCTTGCCTATTCTGGTATAACAATAGGACAATTTGCTGTGACTGGTGGAACAGATGAAGAATCATTGCGTCACGAAACAGCACATTTGCAGCAATATAGAGAATGGGGTGTTCACAAATATATGGGTAATTTGGGATCTTCTCCATTGAGAAATTTACTGAATTATCCTGAGTTAGAATCGGAGAATGATGCGGATAAACGAGCTGGGACTTTTGGATATGGTGCCGGTACAAAAAAAAGCAATTACATGATAGCCCTAAACATTCTTAATTCTATGCGAGGTATAAGCCCTGATAAATATAACGAAAGATTAATTCAAATTTTCATGATTCAGCAAATAGGATATATCCCTTGAAAAAAACAAAAAAGAATTCCTTGTTGGGTTTGGTGTTAGTAATGCTACTTAATTGCGGATCACGTAGTGTGTCTGTTATGCGGGAAGAATGCAGAAGAGCATACAGTGAAGATTTGCCATTGGTAATAGCAGCATCGGGTGTAACAAAAGAAGAGGAGTTAAATCAGGCGGTGACAGGACTTTTGACTGGATATTTAATGTGTTTAGCGAATGCCAAAACAAGCGGGAGTAATGGACCTATGTTATAAATAAAATGCAGTAGTCTATTC is part of the Leptospira noumeaensis genome and encodes:
- a CDS encoding ArnT family glycosyltransferase, which encodes MFFVIFFIFSAIFAFTLGVPDLPFPQGDEIMHIRSIRESLDLGSYTLPVLSGLPNPYKPPLLFWLGMFFDRIFGVSYLAERLVSFSFGLGTLALFYKLYLSISKSLEETKLATLTFAFSFLSLKFFGLLMMEGAMVFFTLLYIFLFFKSKEKKNLTYVAWGSFFVGFGYLLKGPILHIYIVLFLMSYLYIRMIHVRKGKFQISFYPLKDEKKTLLLFSLSLIIPILWISYLYLFTSSGKELLRFFFITENMGKFYATNQSGLRIWGGWLLYTIPFTIPILHIFWLSLKKPSNQKNQIFVMMVIVFLILVTTFHLLPNRKDPYYVTPFITLLFLLPAMKKISWKTLILSKINQYSIPVVYFLFVAIAVVLRLPGLFSIALLGIILTLSFILLSKNEKLKFYGILIPQLLLVPITMLFLLRPMSDPDITKQNINADKKEVCVIAENPWTAMDVQNKLKTSKVSFALPLTYKDTCPNAEILINFSDSTSFTSNFEKKISWYQWKQHLVLDSYQIANALLKVDKRSFQSEVSVWEKKELP
- a CDS encoding RHS repeat-associated core domain-containing protein encodes the protein MRKYFFLVFLLIILTITTVSFMGGQRLPLAMPEVSVDQNGNANFSIPLEVPDGTGGLTPSLSLSYSSGGGNGLLGRGFGLSGQSFIKRDLSYGINYNSNDSYYSSDYGQLVDSNGNKSVYYTKEESFVSFFPQGDSGKGPTEFIAYDKEGNQFTYGGSGAQLLHPNGAVRTWALRETREPHGETIRYEWEIRKGELYLSKIIYAGGVRNINFEYTDRIDVETDYSEKAQTTRDWLLKRIRFYSENSHVHSYEFFYANDIKTKVSLLTKLEFEKDNFFSLATHLPLEFSYTPSHEGVISKLNAGSSLLSGGYDAQGDIIDRAFLMDRNLLYNVLAAFLGKPSIRADAKQELNNYAAQFRPIKSFGIVSGNGTVEGFNANAELVQANQYYSEVELLGRYPIGNKYRQACDIGVIACICTAFPGCPDFAFAACGQYFVFNAEGCNDGVVSPGKILIPTDIDGDGIAESSRLLGRMDNNQVYLRTDDLKNGKNFESPRFPIKYNTYFSLADMDGDGTTDFLYEYNSKLYIAFSNGSGLGNPIGYSNINLNPSSQNYRLTQNYHRVDYTVDINRDGRTDFIHLSSDKMSIYISQGKSFLPEKVIWYGGNRSLVQETLDTNPFVAHRMNQFVDVDGDGIPEHLQIVNVNPPPEQSILLAVKERHKQEQAAAEAEVGYFKEQMLFLINGGWGDFFHVRYIESSIIADWRWLYWELLSRPGTATETEKSQLIEAIDRQFFEVKYKDLVQRQANEIDIEISRMRNVNLAASHYQLITTKINLANNSLSQTAIDLPKSIVGYMGKNWLVDINRDGMPDLVTLTNLNSHFNPYDYGVENPAALSSTISVVFNKGGYFDTSEIVSSGMPTTIKPDRFAERDDPNLNAAASFDFVDVDEDGQYDFVVKEFNNLYYHIYSGNGKGSFLRTSEFSIESAEIADSRFEDRNEDGIPDFYYQYGKSLVTKQISAVTPNATGGMLSKVTNNVNGAEASVQYVWKNSVPGAVQKGTGSYATSLPNGSPKLLVASVTSRAGAGLAEYKSEYGYTNSRYKPGDLETSLNLGFETFTERNYANGELKGSTVSTYIHSGASAGLLAKTESFTANNSLVERTAYGYSLYHPHIGTRLRISNLTTKETYDNGQLKDQITSSVTYDPAYAYSPSVSEAVHNGRTTRMEMSYQNNSAMKILAMPTESKKTVNGSLVEHKKWAYNGADMASESKLVSSGQWYSVYYSYDAIGNVASSTDSLGRTLSYEYGDITRSKPTVARNALGQTTKKTYDAKLDMETRLEDPNGNVVTFEYDEYGRKTASYLDGEKQESIEYSFDGSYFTTKQTTHSDEGEVWTKETTDLQGKVVKKESLVVDGIVSTVETKYDSLGREIQKSNSYFTGESPRWSYTYYYTQAEDTGERPKETIAATGEISRMVYGLRTTSVTTTNQSDVIRTETQNQDSWGRLVTKTSQGETLEYQYDNADRMVQISDPGNGITEINYDIGGRKTRYSDSNSGTITYTYNVAGDLLIQTDARGIVVRKEVDGMGRVTKVMPGNDIPTIYEYDSGNSIASTHVIGKLTKVTDSSGVTELAYDRKGNVIGEKRTIDDLQVLFQRSYDAFGRVKTITYPEGTLVRNHYTGTGQLAFLTMDSHDGNSLNHTVVSYEGPKIADDKYYIERKTGNGIVTKIGYDPLRMRPQSLVTYLKDSSVEQSIKYDYDKRGNISAITDLMNESRSQSFEYDHLNRVKKALGKYGEENYNYHRNGNLLNKGAFTYSYDNGNHIHAVTRVNSPNTGIVGYTYDAMGNMTTRNGDTLVYNAQNKLQRIETNGGDRFEYTYDHSGMRIKKSLQNSNTTTYSFGNYYEIHRSPGAQEKHTLYVVGAEGDMVAQYSRGDAILLNQMASNDWLVNPFCKDVNIDCDTYWKNRVGFALVSFLEDTNLYVDGKIREGHRVLPWVVILGLLFWVVYKTKDQIDEVNPENQTIDLFGISILPDLTNSFQKQIPRYGTALFVVLFTFTTTAGCFPLLLGGAEGESGTPIWMLGLGTGIPSDTQSVGDEPGQGGSGGGGGSSTGNARVSGMYFFHPDHLGSITMITDGNGNVLAGGERGGKSHITYKPYGEILRTDSYGPDITKFKYTGQEEDQESGLYYYKARYYDAALGRFASNDGMAMPSSIQGLNRMMYVEGNPISFRDNTGNFSSKNFLQDLAKFVIAEVASKSDNPVLKFMAEVAGQKALYKIRKHRGSAFMRSDFGKIYNTLNPINIVGALYAITNYVAGKVLQRDTKFKKVNGGYVVQGGPLAYSGITIGQFAVTGGTDEESLRHETAHLQQYREWGVHKYMGNLGSSPLRNLLNYPELESENDADKRAGTFGYGAGTKKSNYMIALNILNSMRGISPDKYNERLIQIFMIQQIGYIP